CTTTCGCCCGCCCACACGGCCGGTACAGGACGGAGACGCTCCACACCGTGCTGTGCCCGTGCCGTTGCCGACATGCCCGCCGAGCACGACGTCGCGGTGGCAGGCGGGTCGGCCGGGATGGGCGCCCCAGCGCTCCCCGCGCTCACGCACTCGCCGACGGCCGGGGATTCGCGGGGACGCCGAACACCCCTGCCTCGCCCCCTCGTCTCACGCGCGACGCTTCTCAGCGCGTGTTGCGGCCCCACATCGGATCGAACCGCTCCCACGCCTCGTCCCACTCCTCCATCCGCCGGCGCTGCAGACGGCCACGGAGGAGACGCCAGCCGACGTAGGGCACGGTCGCCCCGCTCGCGCCCGCCAGGGCGCCGATCAGCGCGGCTCTGAGGTGGGCCTCGGACTCGGTGGCCGGCTTCGTCACCAGACGGCCCTGCGGGTCTGTCCAGACCGTCGCCGGGCTGCCCGCGGTGCTGCCCGAGTCGACCCGGGCCTGGCCCGTGTGCCGGGTGCCGTCGGCGGCGCTCCAGCGGACCTTCGCCCACACCTTCTCGCTGCCCACGGTGCCGGGCGCATCCTCCACCACCAGTGCCGTCACGGGGCGCCAGTCGACGCGCTCTCTCGCCAGGCCCTCTTCGACGGAGTGGGCCGACACCAGGCCGACGAAGACTCCGGTCAGCACGATGAGTGCCCAGGTGGCCAGTACGGCCCATCCCTCCACGGCATCCACGCGACGCCTCAGCGGATTGCGCCGCCAACGCCACAGCCACACCCTCGGACCACGGAATGCCGCCATCGAAGGCATCCTCCTCACGCACACACGGACATGCCCTGCCGTCCTCCCTTACGGGCGACGGCCCGCCCTTGCTCACAGCCGACCCGAGGTCTCCGTCACATCCCGCCGACAAACCGCTTTGACCTGCGACGACGCCGTTTCCAGAGGTGACTGTCAGTGGTGGGGTGCAGACTGGCCGATGACTGGACAAAGACGTCCCGGAGGTGATCGGCATGACCGAGGTACTGCTCACGGTCGGCACGCGCAAAGGCCTGTTCATCGGGCACCGGCGCGGTGGCACGTGGGAGTTCGACGACAGCCCTTCTTTCAACGCGCAGGCCGTGTACTCGGTCGCGATCGACACCCGGCGCGAGAGCCCGAGGCTGCTGGTCGGCGGAGACAGTGCCCACTGGGGGCCGTCGGTCTTCCACTCCGACGACCTGGGCCGCAGTTGGACCGAGCCGGCGCAGCCGGCCGTCAAGTTCCCCAAGGACACGGGCGCCTCACTGGAGCGCGTCTGGCAGCTCCACCCGTCGACGGCGGAAGCCGACGTGGTGTACGCGGGCACCGAACCGGCGGCGCTGTACCGCTCGGAGGACCGCGGTGAGTCCTTCGAGTTGGTCCGCCCGCTGTGGGAGCATCCCACTCGCTCCCGGTGGGTGCCGGGCGGCGGCGGGGAGGGCCTGCACACGATCGTCACCGACCAGCGCGACCCGCGGGCCGTGACGGTCGCCGTCTCGACGGCCGGCGTGTTCCGCACATCGGACGGCGGCGCGAGCTGGACTCCGGCCAACTCCGGTGTCTCCGCGGTGTTCCTGCCGGATCCGAACCCGGAGTTCGGCCAGTGCGTGCACAAGGTCGCGAAGGACTCGGCCAACCCCGACCGGCTCTACCTCCAGAACCACTGGGGTGTGTACCGGAGCGACGACGCGGGCGGGCACTGGACGGACATCGGCGCCGGTCTCCCCTCGACGTTCGGTTTCGCGGTGGCGGCTCATCCGCACCGCGGCGACACGGCGTACGTCTTCCCCATCAACGCGGACGCGGACCGTGTCCCCGCCGACCGCCGCTGCCGGGTCTTCCGCACGGCGGACGCGGGCAAGAACTGGGAGCCCCTGTCGGCGGGCCTGCCCCAGGGGGACCACTACGGCACGGTGCTGCGCGACGCCCTGTGCACGGACGACGCGGACCCGGCGGGCGTCTACTTCGGCAACCGCAACGGCGAGGTGTACGCGTCGGCTGACGACGGCGACAGCTGGCAGCAGTTGGCGTCCCATCTGCCGGACGTCCTGTGCGTCCGGGCCGTGGTGATCGACTGAGGACGGGTCACAGAAGGATGTGCGGGTCCTGGCCGTCGGGCAGGACCCGCACCCGATCCCGGGGAGGCTCGGCCGTGGCGACGGCCGTGGTCTACGGCAGTTGCCAGTCCACCGGCTGGGCGCCCTGCTTGACGAGCAGGTCGTTGGTCCGGCTGAACGGCCGTGAGCCGAAGAACCCGCGGTCCGCCGACATCGGAGACGGATGGGCGGACTCGATGGCCGGAAGATCACCCAGCAGCGGCCGCAGATTGCGCGCGTCACGCCCCCAGAGGACGGACACCAGCGGCTTGCCACGCGCCACCAGCGCCCGGATCGCCTGTTCGGTGACTTCTTCCCACCCCTTGCCCCGGTGCGCCGCGGGACTGCGCGGTGCCGTGGTGAGCGCCCTGTTCAGCAACAGAACACCCTGCCTCGTCCACGGCGTCAGATCACCGTTCGACGGTCTGGACAGCCCCAAGTCCGTATGCAGCTCCCGGAAGATGTTCTCCAGGCTGCCCGGCAACGAACGTACCTCGGGCGCCACCGCGAAACTCAGCCCGATCGCCATCCCCGGCGTGGGGTAGGGATCCTGACCGACGATCAGGACGCGGACGTCGTCGAACGGTTGCTGGAAGGCCCGCAGGACGTTCGCCCCAGCCGGAAGGTAGGTCCGGCCGGCCGCTATCTCGGCCCGGAGGAAGTCCCCCATCGCGGCGATGCGTTCGGCGGCGGGGTCAAGAGCCTTCGCCCAGCCCGCTTCTACAAGTTCATGCAAGGGTCGTGGTGCCACGACCCGTCACCCTACTGGCACACACCGAGGCCCCGCACAAAGAGGGCAGCCCCCGCACACCGACACCGCTGAACGACCGGCATATGAACCTGATGCCCGATTGCCGGACAGGAGACGACTCTTGGCCGCACCGGGCAAGTCCGCCCATTTCACCAAGTCTCGTCGGGCGCCACCGACCGCGCGCGGGTGACCAGCACAGACGTACGGGGTGGGTATGCCCGTCTTCTCCACCCTGAGGAGAGATGTCACATACTGATCACTTCTGATCCGTCCGTAACTCATCAGACAAAAGCGGACGGATACCGCTCACCTGCCCCCTCCCCGAACAAGGGAGCCCAATAAGCCAGTAACATGCGGCGCCATGAGCTCCCCCACTGGGCCCGCCGGCCTGCCAGTACGAATGCCGCGCCCCCGCCAGCCGGGCCGGCACCGCCGCCCCGAGCCGCTGGCGGCTCCCGAGGGGGCGCCCGCGCTCGTCCTCGCGGTGCCGGGCATGCCCAGCGCCGCCACCCGGAGCCTCGCCGAGGAGGTCGTGAGCATCGCCCGCTCCGAGCTCCCCGGCCTCGACGCCCGCATCGGATACCTCGACGGTGACGACGCGGAGTTCCCCACGCTCCAGTTCGTGCTCACGCACGCCGCGCAGGAGCGCACCGCCCGCTATGAGCAGGCCCTCGCCGCCGGTGCGGACGTCAAGCAGCCCGAGGGGCCTGTCGCCGTCGTCGTGCCGCTGCTCGCCGGTCCGGACAACGCGCTGCTGCGTCAGGTCCGTCAGGCCGTCATGGAAAGCCGTATCGCGGCCGACCTCACCGACGTCCTCGGCCCGCACCCGCTGCTCGCCGAGGGACTGCACGTACGGCTGTCCGAGGCGGGCCTCGCGCGCGCCGACCGGGCCCGTCTGTTCACCGTGGCGACGGCCGCGGACGGCATCATCCTGGCCTCGGTGGGTGGCGACGAGGCCGTGCAGGCGGCCGGGATCACGGGCATGCTGCTCGCCGCGCGCCTCGCCGTCCCGGTCATGGCGGCGGCCCTCGACCAGGACGGCTCGATCGCGGCCATCGCCGAACAGCTGCGGGGCTCGGGTTCGCAGAACCTCGCGCTGGCCCCGTATCTGATCGGCCCGGAGATCGACGCCGGTCTGCTGGAGGCCGCGGCGACGGAGGCGGGCTGTGCCTCCTCCGACGCGCTCGGCCCCTACCCGGCCATCGGCAAGCTGGCGCTGGCCAAGTACACGACAGCACTGGGCATCGCCCCGCAGCAGTCCCAGGGCGCCCCGGTCCGCTGACCCGGCAGCACCCCGTACGACGCAGTCCGACGACTGGAACATCTGGTACGCCGAAGGGCCCGCTCCTTGTTGGGAGCGGGCCCTCGGCGTGTCCGGGCGAGGGAGCCTCAGGCGCCGACGAGTGGCGCACCCGCCGGGCCGCGCAGCGAAATGGCCAGCTCGGCAAGGGCCCGTTCCACGGCGTGCAGGTGGGCAAGGGCCGGCTCCGTCGCGTGGGTCCGGTCGGCGGGGGCCGCGACGGAGTCGGCGCGGCCTTCCACAAGCGCCTCCACCGCGGTCTCCACCCGCTTGCAGGCGGCGGCGAGCCGGACGTCGTGAGCGGACTCCCGGTCGGCGGCCACGGCGGCCAGGCCGCGGATCTCGCGGGCACAGTCGTCGAGGAGCGCCAGTACCCGACGCGCGCGGCGCTTACGGGCGCGCACAGGGTTGAGCGGATGCACGAGCGGCGCGACCGACAGCCGGACACGCCCCAGCAGCAGTTCCAGCTCGGCCACGCGCGGGGCCGGGTCGGGGGCCGCACCGCCGAGGCCACCGCCGGGCGAACCGGCGAGCCGGGCGGCGGCCTCGGCGGTGCAGGCGTGGACGCAGCGCAGGGCGCGCTGGATCCATGCGTCGGTGGTGGCGTGCGTGGTGATCGGCAGCACGAGGACCACGGCCAGCAGGGCGCCCAGTGCGCCGACACCGGTCTCCGCGAGCCGTACGCCGAGCAGGGCGGGGTCGAGGACGCCCAGAAGCCCGTACAGGAGCTCGGCGAGCAGGGTGACCGAGAGCATCATCCAGGTGTACGACACGGCGGCCGAGTAGAAGATGCCGAACACGCATACGGCGACCAGGACGGCCGTGGGAACGACGGCGCCCGCCACCGGAACGGCGACAGCGAGGCCGAGCGCGATGCCGAGCACCGTCCCTAGGAGGCGGCGGAAGCCGCGGACCAGGGTCTCTCCGCGCGAGGTGGTGTTCACGAAGATCCACCAGGCGGCGCCGACGGCCCAGTACCAGCGGTCCCCGGACACCAGCTGGCCCATGACCAGCGCGAAGCCGGCGGCGACCGTCGCCTGGACGGCCTGACGGGTGGTGGCGCGGGCCAGGCCGCGTTCGCCGGCGGGCGCGAGGGGGGCCGTCGGCGGAGGCGTGCGGCGCTCGTAGCACCACAGTCCGAAGCGCAGCGCCGAGGCGGTGAGCAGGGACAGGAGGACAGCGCCGGACAGCTCGGGCAGTTGCGCCGGGACCGCGCGCAGGAACTGGGCGACGAAGAAGGTCATGAACGCGAAGACGCCCAGGCTGTGGCCGCGCGGCCCCCAGCGGCGCGCGTACACGCCGGCACCGACGACGGCGAGGAGGGCGAGGCCGCGGGCGGCCGGGTGGTCGTGGAGCCCGGCCGCGGCGGCGAGGACCGGGAGGCCGACAGCGGGCAGCAGCGCGGTCGTGACCGCCTGCCCGCGCACCGTGGCGTCGGTGACCGTGAACAGGGCGAGCATCGCGGCGAGTCCGCCGGTCACGGCCCCGGTGAGCGAGTACCCGGCGAGACCGCAGACGGTGACGGCCAGGCCGATGCCGAGCACGGCCCGCACGGCGAAGCGCAGCCGGGCGCGCCCCGGGTCC
This genomic interval from Streptomyces sp. B21-083 contains the following:
- a CDS encoding sirohydrochlorin chelatase → MSSPTGPAGLPVRMPRPRQPGRHRRPEPLAAPEGAPALVLAVPGMPSAATRSLAEEVVSIARSELPGLDARIGYLDGDDAEFPTLQFVLTHAAQERTARYEQALAAGADVKQPEGPVAVVVPLLAGPDNALLRQVRQAVMESRIAADLTDVLGPHPLLAEGLHVRLSEAGLARADRARLFTVATAADGIILASVGGDEAVQAAGITGMLLAARLAVPVMAAALDQDGSIAAIAEQLRGSGSQNLALAPYLIGPEIDAGLLEAAATEAGCASSDALGPYPAIGKLALAKYTTALGIAPQQSQGAPVR
- a CDS encoding uracil-DNA glycosylase gives rise to the protein MAPRPLHELVEAGWAKALDPAAERIAAMGDFLRAEIAAGRTYLPAGANVLRAFQQPFDDVRVLIVGQDPYPTPGMAIGLSFAVAPEVRSLPGSLENIFRELHTDLGLSRPSNGDLTPWTRQGVLLLNRALTTAPRSPAAHRGKGWEEVTEQAIRALVARGKPLVSVLWGRDARNLRPLLGDLPAIESAHPSPMSADRGFFGSRPFSRTNDLLVKQGAQPVDWQLP
- a CDS encoding FUSC family protein, which codes for MLKRVFMAPDPGRARLRFAVRAVLGIGLAVTVCGLAGYSLTGAVTGGLAAMLALFTVTDATVRGQAVTTALLPAVGLPVLAAAAGLHDHPAARGLALLAVVGAGVYARRWGPRGHSLGVFAFMTFFVAQFLRAVPAQLPELSGAVLLSLLTASALRFGLWCYERRTPPPTAPLAPAGERGLARATTRQAVQATVAAGFALVMGQLVSGDRWYWAVGAAWWIFVNTTSRGETLVRGFRRLLGTVLGIALGLAVAVPVAGAVVPTAVLVAVCVFGIFYSAAVSYTWMMLSVTLLAELLYGLLGVLDPALLGVRLAETGVGALGALLAVVLVLPITTHATTDAWIQRALRCVHACTAEAAARLAGSPGGGLGGAAPDPAPRVAELELLLGRVRLSVAPLVHPLNPVRARKRRARRVLALLDDCAREIRGLAAVAADRESAHDVRLAAACKRVETAVEALVEGRADSVAAPADRTHATEPALAHLHAVERALAELAISLRGPAGAPLVGA
- a CDS encoding WD40/YVTN/BNR-like repeat-containing protein, coding for MTEVLLTVGTRKGLFIGHRRGGTWEFDDSPSFNAQAVYSVAIDTRRESPRLLVGGDSAHWGPSVFHSDDLGRSWTEPAQPAVKFPKDTGASLERVWQLHPSTAEADVVYAGTEPAALYRSEDRGESFELVRPLWEHPTRSRWVPGGGGEGLHTIVTDQRDPRAVTVAVSTAGVFRTSDGGASWTPANSGVSAVFLPDPNPEFGQCVHKVAKDSANPDRLYLQNHWGVYRSDDAGGHWTDIGAGLPSTFGFAVAAHPHRGDTAYVFPINADADRVPADRRCRVFRTADAGKNWEPLSAGLPQGDHYGTVLRDALCTDDADPAGVYFGNRNGEVYASADDGDSWQQLASHLPDVLCVRAVVID
- a CDS encoding Rv1733c family protein translates to MAAFRGPRVWLWRWRRNPLRRRVDAVEGWAVLATWALIVLTGVFVGLVSAHSVEEGLARERVDWRPVTALVVEDAPGTVGSEKVWAKVRWSAADGTRHTGQARVDSGSTAGSPATVWTDPQGRLVTKPATESEAHLRAALIGALAGASGATVPYVGWRLLRGRLQRRRMEEWDEAWERFDPMWGRNTR